In Elusimicrobium sp. An273, one genomic interval encodes:
- a CDS encoding helix-turn-helix transcriptional regulator, whose amino-acid sequence MINKFEKQLEKWNGGVLRGAQAKLARYLHVSTATVALWATGKRRPSKGYAAQMAQLFGLDSYDVMRLFPATTTYPDLASERATQSLRDAQAPENTYSADNLHLKTPPAAARSNSVSLPVLMGVPENYPLYKEEDVAEWWTLPLRYAKGAKYLVQLGHEVPHHLYFIRPETNLIEGKWMLFKTPKGYTVKKGFQKEGSICLCSAERKEEETYSPGQITPLGCVVCKVTDTE is encoded by the coding sequence ATGATAAATAAATTTGAAAAGCAATTGGAAAAATGGAACGGCGGCGTATTGCGCGGCGCGCAAGCGAAGTTAGCAAGATACCTGCATGTTTCCACTGCTACCGTCGCCTTATGGGCTACCGGGAAAAGACGCCCCTCCAAAGGCTATGCCGCACAAATGGCGCAACTATTTGGCCTGGATTCCTACGATGTAATGCGCCTGTTCCCGGCTACTACCACCTATCCGGATTTAGCCTCCGAACGGGCCACCCAGTCTCTGCGCGACGCCCAAGCCCCCGAAAACACTTACAGCGCTGACAATTTACACCTCAAAACACCGCCTGCTGCAGCCCGAAGCAACAGCGTGTCGCTGCCGGTTTTAATGGGAGTGCCCGAAAACTATCCGCTTTATAAAGAAGAAGATGTGGCCGAATGGTGGACGCTGCCGCTGCGCTATGCAAAAGGAGCCAAATACTTGGTACAACTTGGGCACGAAGTGCCGCATCATCTCTATTTTATCCGCCCGGAAACCAATTTGATAGAAGGAAAATGGATGTTGTTTAAAACGCCAAAAGGCTATACGGTAAAAAAAGGATTTCAAAAGGAAGGAAGCATTTGCCTTTGCAGCGCGGAAAGAAAGGAAGAGGAAACTTATTCTCCGGGGCAAATTACGCCTTTGGGATGCGTGGTATGCAAAGTAACGGATACCGAATAA
- the ftsZ gene encoding cell division protein FtsZ encodes MKDLFMPADLFETKKAKIKVIGVGGGGGNAINHMVSSGLKDVDFIAVNTDAQDLRRNRAPYLVQVGEKITKGLGVGGDPEKGKKAAEESAEKLKLIIGQCDLLFITAGMGGGTGTGVAPYLAKLAKDLYGDDLLVIGVVTRPFNFEGYVREKQADEGIKEMQKYVDSMIIVPNEKLFANIDPETSSKDAFKMVDEVLLQAVKGISEVITQPGEVNIDFNDVRKVMCHSHKSLIGIGEASGPGRHLQAVKKAISSPLLENADIRGAKGFIVHFSAEENLTLLEQGEVMNLIRQYASNDSIIMFGYSYDSSLNGMFKVTVIATGFSAEKANMFSARRPLPAEMAGSTSIKKPSVQEVFASFHEPKQTDAEDAMLIPAYLRRKKNRS; translated from the coding sequence ATGAAAGATTTATTTATGCCGGCGGACTTGTTTGAAACCAAGAAAGCCAAAATTAAAGTAATCGGTGTGGGCGGCGGCGGCGGAAACGCCATCAACCACATGGTCAGCTCCGGCCTGAAAGATGTGGATTTTATTGCCGTCAATACCGACGCGCAGGACTTGCGCCGCAACCGGGCGCCGTATTTGGTGCAGGTGGGCGAGAAAATTACCAAAGGGCTGGGCGTCGGCGGAGACCCCGAAAAAGGCAAAAAAGCGGCGGAAGAATCGGCCGAGAAGTTAAAGCTGATTATCGGCCAGTGCGATTTATTGTTTATCACGGCCGGGATGGGCGGCGGCACGGGTACGGGGGTGGCCCCGTATTTGGCCAAACTGGCGAAAGATTTGTACGGCGACGATTTGCTGGTAATCGGCGTAGTCACCCGTCCGTTTAACTTTGAAGGATACGTGCGCGAAAAGCAGGCCGACGAAGGCATCAAGGAAATGCAAAAGTATGTAGATTCCATGATTATCGTGCCCAACGAAAAACTGTTTGCCAACATAGACCCGGAAACCTCTTCCAAAGACGCGTTTAAAATGGTGGATGAGGTGTTGCTGCAGGCCGTGAAAGGTATTTCCGAAGTCATTACCCAGCCGGGGGAAGTGAATATCGATTTTAACGATGTGCGCAAAGTGATGTGCCATTCGCACAAGTCGCTTATCGGCATTGGGGAGGCCAGCGGGCCGGGCCGCCACTTGCAGGCGGTCAAAAAGGCCATTTCTTCGCCGCTTTTGGAAAATGCCGATATCCGCGGCGCAAAAGGATTTATTGTGCATTTCTCGGCGGAAGAAAACCTGACGCTTTTGGAACAGGGCGAAGTGATGAACCTGATCCGCCAATATGCCAGCAACGATTCCATTATTATGTTCGGCTATTCGTATGATTCGTCTTTAAACGGAATGTTTAAGGTGACGGTCATTGCCACCGGATTCAGCGCCGAGAAAGCCAATATGTTCAGCGCGCGCCGGCCGCTGCCGGCGGAAATGGCGGGCAGTACATCTATCAAAAAACCGTCCGTACAAGAAGTATTTGCGTCGTTCCACGAGCCCAAACAAACGGATGCCGAAGACGCAATGCTGATCCCGGCGTATTTGCGCCGCAAAAAAAACCGGTCATAA
- a CDS encoding type IV pilus twitching motility protein PilT: MAVGLQSLLRTVVDNKASGLHIRGNSNAYVRLNGQIKPIDDSFVSNDEAKKMAYACMGERERRIFEQYSTVDFSLDAKSYGRFRFNVFRQMSKICMAIRHIPLKIPSFEDLHLPGDILRKIADNRRGLILVTGMTGSGKTSTLAAMIDYINKTRPGHILTIEDPIEFMHTDNRCIVSQLELGVDTPSYTGALRAAMRQDPDVILIGELRDGEVMKAAIGAAETGQLVLGTMHTVNVTQTLARLVDAFPVEQHEQVRLQLSELVRGIVCQRLLPTIKPGMRPALEILVSTPQVRKLILENKPSDLYKMMQGGEFYGMNTFDQSLARLYKEGFIDLETAQSAATSPDAIMLAIRGVTNSLDAVNE, encoded by the coding sequence ATGGCGGTAGGACTGCAAAGTTTGTTACGAACCGTAGTAGACAACAAAGCCAGCGGGCTGCACATCCGCGGCAATTCCAACGCATACGTGCGTTTGAACGGGCAGATTAAACCCATTGACGACAGTTTTGTTTCCAACGACGAAGCCAAAAAAATGGCTTACGCCTGCATGGGCGAACGGGAACGGAGAATTTTTGAACAATACAGTACGGTGGATTTTTCGTTGGATGCCAAGTCCTACGGGCGGTTTCGTTTCAACGTATTTCGCCAAATGTCCAAAATTTGTATGGCCATCCGCCACATTCCGCTTAAAATCCCTTCGTTTGAAGATTTGCATTTGCCCGGCGATATTTTGCGCAAAATTGCCGACAACCGCCGCGGGCTGATTTTGGTTACCGGGATGACCGGATCGGGTAAAACGTCCACGCTAGCGGCCATGATTGATTACATTAACAAAACCCGCCCGGGGCACATTTTAACAATCGAAGACCCCATCGAATTTATGCACACGGACAATCGCTGCATCGTCAGCCAATTGGAGCTGGGGGTGGATACGCCTTCTTATACGGGGGCGCTGCGCGCGGCCATGCGCCAGGATCCGGATGTCATTTTAATCGGCGAGCTGCGTGACGGCGAAGTGATGAAAGCCGCTATCGGCGCGGCGGAAACGGGGCAGTTGGTGTTGGGCACGATGCATACGGTAAACGTTACACAGACGTTGGCCCGCCTGGTGGACGCCTTCCCGGTAGAACAGCACGAACAGGTGCGGCTGCAGCTTTCGGAATTGGTGCGCGGGATCGTGTGCCAGCGTTTGTTGCCCACCATTAAGCCCGGCATGCGCCCGGCCTTGGAAATTTTGGTTTCTACGCCGCAGGTGCGGAAACTGATTTTGGAAAACAAGCCCAGCGATTTGTATAAGATGATGCAAGGCGGCGAATTCTACGGGATGAATACGTTTGACCAATCCTTGGCCCGCCTGTACAAAGAAGGCTTTATTGATTTGGAAACGGCTCAGTCCGCCGCCACCAGCCCGGATGCCATTATGCTGGCCATCCGCGGCGTAACCAATAGCTTGGACGCGGTGAACGAATAA
- the dacB gene encoding D-alanyl-D-alanine carboxypeptidase/D-alanyl-D-alanine endopeptidase: MKRFSFFALLFFCSLSATAQPLQAVVEKQLQHPVLNGAWWGGLAVYTDHPEQTLFALQADQRLTPASTLKLLTTAAALETLGPHYRFQTRLYASAQPDEKGILKGDLYLQGGGDPTLGSTRVPGAQDWRQVASQWAKAVKKVGIRRVEGSLYADVSAFEGPSIAPKVNWENIGNYYAAPVSPVCFHDNLFKIFFSPQPFDAKRAEVTRTEPKIPQLHLSSFVTTDAKNKRDNAYVYGAPKQYEMEIYGTIPTNLTGFSIQAAMPDPALFAMQALHNALREEGIAVGGRPQTTDQAPDYAQMKLLHTYSSPELKDIILIVNKRSFNLYAEMLLRQLALHAGKKGSVQNGLTELEKFLRQNKLAAPQDAVLYDGSGLSRDNMLTPRVLVNTLAFMTKSPNFSYYYQSLATPDDRGDLLLLRYFLKPKHQVQDVRVKGGTIDGVKTVAGYVYDESGRPIAFALMANNLASKDETILRIHENIIKQLLQVKP; the protein is encoded by the coding sequence ATGAAACGATTTTCCTTTTTTGCGCTTCTGTTTTTTTGCTCTCTGTCCGCCACCGCACAGCCGCTGCAGGCGGTGGTTGAAAAACAGCTTCAACACCCCGTTTTAAACGGTGCTTGGTGGGGCGGGCTGGCCGTCTATACCGATCATCCGGAACAAACGCTTTTTGCCCTGCAGGCCGACCAGCGCCTTACCCCGGCTTCCACCCTCAAACTGCTTACGACGGCCGCCGCCTTGGAAACCTTGGGCCCGCACTACCGTTTTCAAACCCGCCTGTACGCGTCCGCCCAACCGGATGAAAAAGGCATTTTAAAAGGAGACCTGTATTTGCAAGGCGGGGGCGACCCCACCCTGGGCTCCACCCGCGTGCCCGGCGCGCAAGACTGGCGGCAGGTAGCCTCACAATGGGCCAAGGCCGTTAAAAAAGTGGGCATCCGCCGGGTGGAGGGCAGCCTGTATGCCGACGTTTCCGCCTTTGAAGGCCCATCTATCGCCCCCAAGGTAAACTGGGAAAACATCGGCAATTATTATGCCGCGCCCGTCAGCCCGGTTTGTTTTCACGACAATTTGTTTAAAATCTTCTTCTCTCCCCAACCCTTTGACGCCAAACGCGCAGAAGTGACCCGCACCGAGCCGAAAATTCCCCAGCTGCACCTCAGCAGTTTTGTAACGACCGACGCCAAAAACAAACGCGATAACGCCTACGTATACGGCGCCCCCAAACAATACGAAATGGAAATTTACGGCACCATTCCCACCAACCTGACGGGTTTTTCTATTCAGGCCGCCATGCCGGATCCGGCCCTGTTTGCCATGCAGGCCCTGCACAATGCCCTGCGCGAAGAAGGCATTGCCGTAGGCGGCCGCCCGCAGACGACGGATCAGGCGCCGGATTACGCGCAGATGAAACTGCTGCACACCTACTCGTCACCGGAGCTCAAAGACATTATTCTAATTGTAAACAAACGGAGTTTTAACCTGTATGCCGAAATGCTGCTGCGGCAGCTGGCCCTGCACGCCGGCAAAAAAGGAAGCGTACAAAACGGGCTGACCGAACTGGAAAAATTTTTACGTCAAAACAAATTAGCCGCCCCCCAAGACGCCGTACTCTACGACGGGAGCGGCCTCTCGCGCGATAATATGCTCACCCCGCGCGTGCTGGTAAACACCTTGGCGTTTATGACTAAAAGCCCGAATTTTTCCTACTACTACCAATCCCTGGCCACCCCCGATGACCGCGGGGACTTGCTGCTTTTGCGTTATTTTTTAAAACCCAAACACCAAGTGCAGGATGTGCGCGTAAAAGGCGGCACGATTGACGGCGTGAAAACCGTGGCCGGCTACGTGTACGACGAAAGCGGCCGCCCGATTGCCTTTGCCCTAATGGCGAATAATTTGGCCTCTAAAGACGAAACTATTTTGCGTATCCACGAAAACATCATCAAACAGCTGCTTCAAGTAAAGCCTTAA
- a CDS encoding ABC transporter ATP-binding protein: MTSFLTRPVGELLTKNPFVDNYKKMWPFVKPYWFRALLGLALALPVGALDATVAMFMKYYTDDVLVAKDAAFAAFIPLLIIVFVLVQSVLTYVVKYLNSWVGNKITLDVRKKLFRKLLSMHSGYFDTTDSGYIMMRYNGDADTACNGLINNLRMIVTRVFSTITLIFVLFYNSWQLTLIAVGAFSAAGALIFIVRRKLEELVRNTVVINSIAMRAYNEMFNGNRTVAAYNLQDDQEKRFDRLMDDVFSLNMGMVKHTGWLSPVMHFIVSLGLALVFWQSSSMIVNGTITSGNFTSFVAALLMLYTPVKTMGDNYVDIKKAFLAIDRIFEIFALKTEISDKPGAVTLTGLRQDIRFNHVSFAYKPGTYVLKDINLTVPVGKTIALVGNSGGGKSTIVNLIPRFYSVSKGSITIDGVNIEDFTLKSLRDHIAVVFQDNFLFTGTIRDNILIGRPGATEKDLQEAVKNAHLDDFLRTLKNGLDTELGERGLTLSGGQRQRVAIARAFIRQAPIVILDEATSALDNKSEAIVQKALDNLMKNRTVFVIAHRLSTVINADKIVVLNEGQIVEEGTHEELLAIPNGAYASLYNAQFKKKAK; the protein is encoded by the coding sequence ATGACCAGTTTTTTAACTCGCCCGGTAGGGGAACTGCTTACCAAAAACCCTTTTGTAGATAATTATAAGAAGATGTGGCCTTTTGTGAAGCCCTATTGGTTTCGTGCCCTGCTGGGGCTGGCCTTGGCGCTGCCGGTAGGTGCGTTGGATGCCACGGTGGCTATGTTTATGAAGTATTACACCGATGATGTACTGGTGGCCAAGGATGCGGCCTTTGCCGCGTTTATTCCGCTTTTAATTATTGTGTTTGTGCTGGTGCAAAGCGTGCTGACGTATGTGGTCAAGTATTTAAATTCGTGGGTGGGCAATAAAATTACGCTGGATGTGCGCAAAAAACTGTTTCGCAAGCTGTTAAGTATGCACAGCGGGTATTTTGACACCACGGACTCCGGCTATATTATGATGCGCTATAACGGCGACGCGGACACCGCCTGCAACGGCCTGATTAACAACCTGCGTATGATTGTGACGCGGGTCTTTTCCACCATTACGCTTATCTTTGTGCTGTTCTATAACTCCTGGCAGCTGACGCTGATTGCCGTGGGGGCTTTTTCCGCGGCGGGCGCACTGATTTTTATTGTGCGGCGCAAGCTGGAAGAACTGGTGAGAAATACGGTGGTCATTAACTCCATTGCCATGCGGGCCTACAATGAGATGTTTAACGGCAACCGGACGGTGGCGGCGTATAACTTGCAGGACGACCAGGAAAAACGCTTTGACCGGCTGATGGATGACGTGTTTAGCCTGAATATGGGGATGGTCAAACATACGGGCTGGCTGTCGCCGGTGATGCATTTTATCGTGTCGCTGGGGTTGGCGTTGGTCTTCTGGCAGAGCAGTTCGATGATTGTAAACGGAACGATTACCAGCGGTAACTTTACGTCGTTTGTGGCGGCGCTTTTGATGCTCTATACGCCGGTAAAAACCATGGGCGACAATTATGTGGACATTAAAAAAGCCTTTTTAGCCATTGACCGTATTTTTGAAATCTTTGCTTTAAAAACGGAAATTTCCGATAAACCGGGTGCGGTGACTCTGACGGGACTGCGGCAGGATATTCGCTTTAATCACGTTTCGTTTGCCTACAAACCCGGCACCTATGTGTTAAAGGACATCAACCTGACCGTTCCCGTGGGCAAAACGATTGCGTTAGTGGGCAATTCGGGCGGGGGAAAATCCACCATTGTCAATTTGATTCCCCGCTTTTACAGCGTCTCCAAAGGATCTATTACCATTGACGGCGTGAATATAGAAGATTTTACGCTTAAATCGCTGCGGGATCATATTGCGGTGGTTTTTCAGGATAACTTTTTATTTACGGGCACCATCCGCGACAATATCTTAATCGGCCGCCCCGGCGCCACCGAAAAAGATTTGCAGGAAGCCGTAAAAAATGCCCACTTGGATGATTTCCTGCGCACGCTTAAAAACGGATTGGATACGGAACTGGGCGAACGGGGCCTGACGCTTTCGGGCGGTCAGCGCCAGCGGGTGGCCATTGCGCGGGCGTTTATCCGCCAGGCGCCGATCGTGATTTTGGACGAAGCCACCAGCGCGCTGGATAACAAATCCGAAGCGATTGTACAAAAGGCATTGGATAACTTGATGAAAAACCGCACGGTGTTTGTAATTGCCCACCGGCTTTCCACGGTAATCAATGCCGATAAAATCGTGGTTTTAAACGAAGGGCAAATTGTGGAAGAAGGTACGCACGAAGAACTGTTAGCCATTCCCAACGGGGCGTATGCTTCTTTGTACAATGCGCAGTTTAAAAAGAAGGCAAAATAG
- the cmk gene encoding (d)CMP kinase, whose product MRTNGMLIAIDGTAGTGKSTVGKAIAAKLGYGFLSTGEMYRALAYKVFEKHIVPEDHDAVLEAARQLHFTFVRQPDAALKMYVDGEYLGAKLHLEEVGNVASRVSTNGEARRVLTEKMRDVGDDGGVVMEGRDVGTVVFPDAEMKFYLDASAQERAKRRVKQLQEAGEHPDYQKILKLIEERDYRDSHRAVAPLKPAEDAIVIDTSSLNLQQVVDAVWEKIQHYAS is encoded by the coding sequence ATGCGCACAAACGGAATGTTAATTGCCATTGACGGAACCGCCGGAACGGGAAAATCCACCGTCGGAAAAGCGATTGCCGCCAAGTTGGGCTATGGCTTTTTAAGCACGGGGGAAATGTACCGCGCTTTGGCGTATAAAGTGTTTGAAAAACACATTGTGCCCGAAGACCACGACGCCGTGTTGGAAGCCGCCAGACAGCTGCATTTTACGTTTGTCCGCCAGCCGGATGCCGCGCTTAAAATGTATGTAGACGGCGAATACTTGGGCGCCAAATTGCACTTGGAAGAAGTGGGCAATGTGGCCAGCCGCGTTTCCACCAACGGCGAAGCCCGCCGCGTGCTGACGGAAAAAATGCGCGATGTGGGGGATGACGGCGGCGTAGTGATGGAAGGGCGCGATGTGGGAACGGTTGTATTTCCCGACGCGGAAATGAAATTTTATTTAGACGCTTCGGCCCAGGAACGCGCCAAGCGGCGCGTCAAGCAGCTGCAGGAAGCGGGGGAACATCCCGATTATCAGAAAATTTTAAAACTGATTGAGGAACGCGACTACCGCGATTCCCACCGGGCGGTAGCGCCTTTAAAACCGGCCGAAGATGCGATTGTAATTGACACGTCGTCGCTGAATTTGCAGCAGGTGGTGGACGCCGTGTGGGAGAAAATCCAGCACTATGCTTCTTAA
- a CDS encoding S1 RNA-binding domain-containing protein yields MTTNEEIKNTEDTINEQEMTMDQLIAQQESLSEKLYKKEIVEVPVVQINQDYILVDTGAKKEGAIAVSEFAGKTLPAVGDTISAVLVKRGSDERPAILSHKKALEALGWDVCKKAYEAKERVKGTIVQCVKGGYIVEVFGVNGFMPLSLSELHTAYKHYLPVGAKIKAQIVEFAKEKQKLIISRKQVLEEDEAVRREQVLGEIKEGDVLRVVVSKVDKDKLFLRFHGIEGIVNLENIAWKDPETAIANYRRGQRLKAKLLALDKETPRLEFGLKQLFLNPADALKRRYPYKSSVKATVTKVDPENGVECTIGKNNTKGFINPFEMGRDFTAKEGDTITALVVGVDPETFTVNLSVKKYDQVQNRKVVAQYLKQAPRPTLGQLLQDSFKTENDEEESK; encoded by the coding sequence ATGACGACAAACGAAGAAATTAAAAACACCGAAGACACAATTAACGAACAAGAAATGACGATGGATCAGTTAATTGCGCAGCAAGAGTCTTTATCGGAGAAGCTGTACAAAAAAGAAATTGTAGAAGTACCGGTCGTACAGATTAATCAAGATTATATTTTAGTGGATACCGGCGCCAAAAAAGAGGGGGCTATCGCCGTGTCCGAATTTGCCGGCAAAACGCTTCCGGCCGTGGGCGACACGATTTCCGCGGTGCTCGTAAAACGCGGTTCGGATGAAAGACCTGCCATTTTGTCCCACAAAAAAGCGTTGGAAGCCTTGGGCTGGGACGTATGCAAGAAAGCGTATGAAGCCAAAGAACGCGTGAAAGGCACGATTGTGCAATGCGTAAAAGGCGGTTATATTGTGGAAGTGTTCGGCGTAAACGGATTTATGCCGCTTTCCCTGTCGGAACTGCATACCGCTTATAAACATTACCTGCCGGTAGGCGCCAAAATTAAAGCCCAAATTGTAGAATTTGCCAAAGAAAAACAAAAACTCATCATTTCCCGCAAACAAGTGTTGGAAGAAGATGAAGCCGTCCGCCGCGAACAGGTGCTTGGCGAAATTAAAGAAGGCGACGTGTTGCGCGTGGTCGTATCCAAAGTGGATAAAGACAAATTGTTTCTCCGCTTCCACGGGATTGAAGGCATTGTAAACTTGGAAAACATCGCCTGGAAAGACCCCGAAACCGCCATTGCCAATTACCGCCGCGGGCAGCGCTTGAAAGCCAAACTCTTGGCGCTGGACAAAGAAACGCCGCGCTTGGAATTTGGTTTAAAGCAATTGTTCCTCAACCCGGCCGATGCGCTAAAACGCCGCTATCCGTACAAGAGCTCCGTCAAAGCGACCGTAACCAAAGTGGATCCGGAAAACGGGGTGGAATGCACGATTGGCAAGAACAACACCAAAGGATTTATCAATCCTTTTGAAATGGGCCGCGACTTTACCGCCAAAGAAGGCGATACGATTACCGCTTTGGTAGTGGGCGTGGATCCGGAAACCTTCACGGTCAACCTCTCCGTCAAGAAGTATGATCAGGTGCAAAACCGCAAGGTGGTTGCCCAGTACCTCAAGCAAGCACCGCGCCCGACGTTGGGCCAGTTGCTGCAGGATTCCTTTAAGACGGAAAACGACGAAGAAGAATCCAAATAA
- a CDS encoding lysophospholipid acyltransferase family protein: MLLNLIKLIARIYFRVCYDFKVEGLENIPKTGALIIAGNHLSNADPPAIGSFAGLVRDSRFVAKKELFSVPVLGWFFRRSGYIPVDRKRTIGDFGALKEVVHYLEQGESVVMFPEGTRSRTGKPQKPKSGIGFLVYKTGAPVLPVKIEGTFGWPWVRRIRVKFGQVMHLEKDPALEPKAQYKQFANQIMDAINSINI, translated from the coding sequence ATGCTTCTTAATTTGATAAAATTAATAGCACGGATCTATTTCAGAGTCTGTTACGATTTTAAAGTAGAGGGATTGGAAAACATCCCCAAAACAGGCGCTCTTATTATAGCGGGCAACCACCTTTCCAACGCCGATCCGCCGGCTATCGGCAGTTTTGCCGGGCTGGTGCGGGATTCGCGGTTTGTAGCCAAAAAAGAACTCTTTTCCGTACCGGTGCTGGGCTGGTTCTTCCGCCGAAGCGGTTATATCCCGGTAGACCGCAAACGCACGATTGGCGATTTTGGTGCCTTAAAAGAAGTGGTGCACTATTTGGAACAAGGGGAAAGCGTGGTGATGTTTCCCGAAGGCACGCGCAGCCGCACCGGAAAACCGCAAAAGCCAAAAAGCGGTATCGGATTTTTGGTGTATAAGACGGGGGCTCCCGTCCTGCCGGTCAAGATAGAAGGAACTTTTGGCTGGCCGTGGGTGCGCCGGATACGGGTAAAATTTGGGCAAGTGATGCATTTGGAAAAGGATCCGGCCTTGGAACCCAAAGCCCAATATAAACAATTTGCAAATCAAATCATGGATGCAATAAATTCTATAAATATCTAA
- a CDS encoding YfcC family protein, whose amino-acid sequence MKSGFSINIYGLIFAIMLVVAALTYLLPAGQYDTVQKDGRSYTVAGSYHAVASNPQGLASVLTAPAKAFGDCADIIVFIFITGAIFTILERTGTVNAVILGTSYLFSRRERLKKFFIPASMVLFSLGGAVFGMEEETLIFIPLFIPLALSLGYDTVVGVSIPFLGAWVGFGSAFMNPFTVGISQGIAQLPLYSGLGYRLAVWAVCTAVVILFVTLYGERVRKHPQKSLTYEADREKRKQLHLNVLEKPEFKRSHILISIVFALGMAGLVYGVAVYHWYIIEISGLFLGVGLVSAVIGRLSLNQTTDAIIDGARSMVSVSIMLALARAIVVIASDGRILDTVLHSIAQAIGQLHPLAAVEGMFWAHSFINFFVASGSGQAVLTMPVMIPLSDLMGISPQLSILAYQFGEGWTNAIIPTAPVTMAALGMAGIPWLKWARWNVPLQIVLAVLSMLLLIPPYLMKW is encoded by the coding sequence ATGAAATCCGGATTTTCCATCAACATCTACGGCCTCATTTTTGCCATCATGCTGGTAGTGGCCGCACTTACGTATCTGCTTCCCGCCGGTCAATATGACACCGTTCAAAAAGACGGCCGCTCCTACACGGTGGCGGGGTCTTATCACGCGGTAGCGTCTAATCCGCAAGGGCTGGCTTCGGTGCTGACGGCACCCGCCAAGGCGTTTGGCGACTGTGCCGATATCATCGTCTTTATTTTTATTACCGGGGCCATTTTTACCATTTTGGAGCGCACCGGAACGGTCAATGCCGTTATCTTGGGCACCAGCTATCTGTTTTCCCGCCGCGAACGGCTGAAAAAATTTTTTATTCCCGCCAGTATGGTTTTGTTTTCCCTGGGGGGAGCGGTGTTTGGAATGGAAGAGGAAACTTTAATTTTTATTCCTCTTTTTATTCCGCTTGCGCTTTCGCTGGGGTACGATACGGTAGTAGGCGTAAGCATTCCCTTTTTGGGGGCCTGGGTGGGCTTCGGCTCGGCGTTTATGAATCCGTTTACCGTGGGCATTTCGCAAGGAATCGCCCAGCTGCCGCTTTATTCCGGGCTCGGGTATCGGCTGGCGGTGTGGGCGGTGTGTACGGCGGTAGTCATTTTATTTGTTACGCTGTACGGGGAGCGCGTGCGCAAGCATCCGCAAAAAAGCCTTACGTACGAGGCCGACCGCGAAAAGCGCAAACAGCTGCACTTAAATGTATTGGAAAAGCCGGAGTTCAAACGCTCGCACATTTTGATTTCCATCGTTTTTGCCTTGGGCATGGCGGGGCTGGTGTATGGGGTGGCGGTGTACCACTGGTACATTATTGAAATTTCCGGTTTATTTTTGGGGGTGGGGCTGGTGTCGGCCGTCATTGGACGGCTGAGCCTGAACCAGACGACGGACGCCATTATTGACGGAGCGCGCAGTATGGTAAGCGTGTCTATTATGTTGGCCTTGGCGCGGGCGATTGTGGTGATTGCCTCGGACGGGCGCATTTTGGATACGGTGCTTCACTCCATTGCGCAGGCGATTGGACAGCTGCACCCGTTGGCTGCGGTGGAAGGGATGTTTTGGGCGCACAGCTTTATCAATTTCTTTGTGGCGTCTGGCTCCGGGCAGGCGGTGCTTACGATGCCGGTGATGATTCCGCTGTCGGACTTAATGGGCATTAGCCCGCAGCTTTCCATTTTAGCCTATCAATTTGGCGAGGGCTGGACAAACGCCATTATCCCCACCGCCCCGGTAACCATGGCCGCTTTGGGCATGGCCGGCATTCCGTGGCTTAAGTGGGCCCGGTGGAATGTGCCGCTGCAAATTGTACTGGCGGTGCTTTCCATGTTGTTATTAATCCCGCCTTATTTAATGAAGTGGTAA
- a CDS encoding TraR/DksA family transcriptional regulator — MVTKKTNKEALTAAELKEIKKHLLELKEDAAARLKEKKNMDMPEAEVGDPIDDASKSLDKEILFELSGNAHSTIEQIEAALRKIDKGIYGTCEYCRQPISKKRIKALPFARYCINCQHSTEKHHE; from the coding sequence ATGGTAACAAAAAAGACGAATAAAGAAGCACTTACGGCAGCTGAACTAAAAGAAATTAAAAAACATCTTTTGGAATTAAAAGAGGACGCCGCCGCCCGCTTGAAAGAAAAGAAAAATATGGATATGCCCGAAGCCGAAGTGGGCGACCCGATTGACGACGCCAGCAAAAGCCTAGACAAAGAAATTTTGTTTGAACTTTCCGGCAATGCCCACAGCACGATTGAACAGATTGAAGCGGCCCTGCGCAAAATTGACAAAGGCATTTACGGCACTTGCGAGTATTGCCGCCAGCCTATTTCCAAAAAACGGATTAAAGCCCTGCCGTTTGCCCGCTATTGCATTAATTGCCAACACTCCACGGAGAAACACCACGAGTAA